The genomic segment TGACCCCAAAACCCCGGTAAGTGAAACAATCGAGGCGCTTGAATTGCTGAAAAAAGAAGGCAAAATTCGCCACTACGGAGTTGGACATTTGCCAAAGAAACGAATTCTAGAATACCTTGAGCTGGGAAATATATCAACCGTTCTGATGGAACTGAGTGCCGTTGCCACTAAGCAATATCAACAAATTCACCCACTTCAGACAGAGTATAATTTTGGAATCATCGGATTTAGTACCACAGGACGGGGTTTACTCACCGGAAAGATTACACCCGGACACCAATTTGCCCCCAATGACATTCGAAATGTCGATCCTCTCTTTCAAAAAGCAAAATTTGCTTCAGGATTACGGGTGGCTGAAAAACTAAAGGAGTTGGGTAAAAAATATGGTAAAACTCCTGTTCAAGTAGCCATTGCCTGGGTACTTGCTCAACCCGGAGTGGTTACAGCATTAATTGGCCCTTCTAAAAGTGAACATTTACGTGAAAATATTGGAGCAATTGGATGGAGATTAGAAGTAGAAGATCTACAGAATTTAAATCAATTCCTTAAAGAAGAAGAGAAAAAGCTGGTCCGGGAAACTAAACAGGAAATCTATAATATTCTTAAAAACAACTTAAATTCTGATCCTGAACAAGCTATAAAAGATCTTATCTATGTAATAGAAAATTCCATTGAAATAGAGTTGGTAAATAGTAAAGATGTAATACCTTTATTTCAGCAGTTATGGAAAATAAAGAAAAGACCAGATGGTTTACAAATTCAGCCTCTTATGCAAATACAAAAAGAACTATCAAAATTAATAAAATGATTTTACTGCAAAAAGCTAATTTTTCACTGCAAAAGAAATTTTTTGAACCATCTAAAGTTCGATTTCAGTCGAAATAAGGCACACTACTCAATGGGCCCCCCTGGCCCTTGATTAGCTCATCAATCCTCATATGAGGCCTTATTTCGACCGAAATCTTACTAAGATGGTTTAACGAAAAATTTCTATCGCGCTCAAAATTAGCTTTTTGCAGTTTAATCATAAAATAAAATCACATAACCCCGGAATATCCTTCTAAAAGGATAAAATCCCGGGGTTTTTCATGCAATCTCCTCAAAACTTTCAATATATTTATCTGCAACTTCTCTGATTTTTTCCATTTGAGGCACAGAATAAGCATCATATACTGCCACAACACGCATACCAGCCCGTTTTCCAGCCAATACACCAGCCAGTGTATCCTCAAAGACCAGACATTCAGCAGGTTTAACCCCCAAATCTTCTGCAACTTTTAAGAAAATATCTGGATGAGGTTTACCCTTCCCAACTTCACATGATGTCCAGATACTTTGAAAATATGACTTTAACCTGTGCCGTCTTAAAACCACTTCCACCAACTGACGTTGACCACTGGTTGCCAGACCAATCTTATAACCCTTTTTATAGAGATATTCCACTAACCTCCTTACACCGGGCTTAAGAGGAATCTGATGTTCATAATAATTTTTACTCATTTCAATCCACTCAGCGATTATTTCCTCTACACTTTCAGACAATTGAAATCTTTTTTTAAAATAAACTGCTGTTTCAGTAAAACTTTTTCCTTCAATAGCCTGTTGTATATCTTCTGGAACAGGAATTCCACGTTTGGCTAAAAAATTCCGGTCAATCTCTCTCCACATCCCCATCGAATCAACCAACGTTCCATCCATATCAAAGATCACCGCTTTAACTCTTTCAAACACACCCCATCCTCCTTTTCTCTATCCACAATTATAATCTATTTTCGAAGGAGAATATAATTATACCATTTTTGACTACTAATTTCCAGACCTAAAATAAAATTTCTCTAGAAAATTCCTATATTTTTAAACATGAAGATAGTTGTTGGATGATATAATCACCAGAAATCAACCACGAGCATATAATAATTAAAGATTCAATCGGGAGGTGTACAGTGATGGGGTGCTGCAACAAACATAATTCCTTTTTCCGTAAAAGTCAAAATAATGAATCTATTGATTATAAAAAATGTCTTGAACTTCTGACTAATCAAAAAGATGCAATGGGTTTTTTAAAAATTCTTTGTAATGCAGCCAGTATTACCCTATCCGATGATAAAAACAAAAAAAATGCCGAACCAGGATTACAATGTGTAATTGTACCTATTTTGAGTCTGTGTCAGGAGATCAACATATTTGATTTAAGTGAAAAAATTTTAGCCAAAATGTTGAAATGTACTTTTGCCAGTATCTTTGGGCGTCTAGGTCCCGAATTGTATCAACAGGTTTATAATGAATATGAAATTTTTTTTAAAGAGGAAGAAGGTCTGGATTTTTCCACTTTCAGCAGCTTATTTGAAAAACAAATGAGGCGTCTTTTTCATATCTACTGCTCCTTTGAATGTAATCCTATAGGATTTTATCATTTTCTAAATTCAAAAGAAGAATTAGAAGGTATCAAATTTTATAAAGGAGATCAAGTAAAAAGTTATTTACCCCTGATCGCTTATATTACTAAAGTTAAATTTTTAGAAGAACTTTCAGAAGAATTTACTAAAGCTGAGTTCGCTCTCTGTCAGAAATTTTTACGGATGGAGATTGATCTGGTTATTCTTCTCAACAGAATCACAGAACTTGCCACAAACACCAGAGGTGGAATTTCGGGAATAACAGAAGCATTGCGCAGAGTTGCTATAGGAAATGGAACCCAATTTTTTGAAAAAGGCGACTTTGATGATCTCTTTGAAGCAACAGAAGAAGTAGCAGATATAATTGAAAAACTGGCAAAACTCTATCGTCAACGATTCGAAGTCTTTAAAGAAGTAAATAAAACTCTAATCTGCAGCCGTCCACAACCACCGGTCAAAGCTCCTATACGTGAAATTCCAACCCTAACACCAAGAGTTATCTTTTAATGAAAGGGGAGGTACATAATGCCCGAAAGGGATAATCAATCACCACCTCGTCCGAAAATTTTTTCAGACGAATTTATTGCTCAAATTGGGAAAGATCTGGCAAACCAGATTATAGACCAGATTTGTCAAGGATTAACTCAAATGGTCCCATCTCAAAAACCCACCTCCCTCTGTTTAGAGCTACTGGTCTTTGAACTGGATGAAGATATTCTTAAAAAATTAGTGAAATGCGTATTTAATCAGTTCAACCCTGTACAAATCACCCAGAAAATTCTGGAAATAATAAATAGAGTAAACAATGTAATGAATAAAAATGAAAATCTCACCTATAAAAATAAAAAAAAATTCCAGATTGATAAGTTTAACCTACTTAGAAAAGTTAACAGAAAAATCAAAGATCTAAAAAACACCCTTTTCCGCACCTGTACTAATCTTCGGGATAATATTTTTAAAGAAATTCTTTTACGACCAAAACAAATTCCTTCTGATAAATTGACAGACATTTCTTTTATAATAGAACATGTAATTATTCAACACTTTCGCCAATTTTTAATAGATCAATACGATAATTTTGCCCTAAAACTCTGTAATAAAGTTAGCTGCATATTCTCTGATCTGGAATTTCTGGCTGAACAGATTAAACAGATCACAATTAATTTCCCCTCGTCAGAAGTTGGAATCATTGAAATTGCTGATGCTGCAGCCACTGTTGCAGAAGCTTTCTTCAGCGAAGAAGATGATTTTAATAAGATATTTGACGCTGTAGATGAAGTTGCAGAGTTAATTGAAGATCTGGCTCAATTTTACCAGAAAAAATTAGACCAACTAGAGAAACTTCTCGCTCTCTCCACCTCCGGCTGTCCTGTTCCTATTGAAGCCGTTGAAACCCTACCAACCATTCCAGAAGTTCCACCTCCTTCACCTATATTTTCAATAGTAGAAATTCCGGGTACAGCCACTACACCCTTTTTCTCACCTTAAAAGCCTTCTCCTAAAGAGGGTCAGGTTGTTGAAAAAGGGGAGGTGCACATAACTTGCCCCCACAGAGGAATAGAAAAACTAAATATAATTTCTTCCACTACCGTACGCTCCGCCATCCCGGCTGCGCGTCCTTAAAAGTCAAGGCTTCCGCCCTCCTGGCTTCAGCCTTGACTTATACGCTTCAGAAATTATATTTAGTTTTTGTGGCAGTGCCCGGGCAAGTCTCTAAAGAAAGAAAAGTTTGTCAACAAGCTCAACCTTCTCCTTAAAGAAGGTTTTTTATGTGATAGAGTTCAAAAAACTTAAATATACATAATATAAGAGGTGATATAAATATGAAAAATAATGATAACAATAAAGGCCAATCACCACCTCCTGAACAGCAATATCCCGGCCAGGATAAGAAAGAAAAAAACTTTAAACTCACCTCCAAAAAAGAAATTAATGCTACCCTGGAAATGGTGATTCGCAATTTAGAACAACTGACAAATAATAATAAAGATGATAGAAAAGATAATAATCAAAATAATAAAACACCTTATAACGGGGATAATGATAAGAATTGTAACTGCTATAACAACATTTTATCCAGGCCAGAAGTCGATACCTTTCTAATCTGTGTAGATCTCTTCATTTTTGAATTAGACGAAAAAATAGTGGAAAAGTTACTTCTTTGTGCTATTTTAAGTCTTAGTCTGGAAAAATTTTTAAAGCATTTTAAATCTAATTTTATTCCTTTCCCATCTTCCTCTATGGAAAAATTAGAGAAACAACTGGAAAAAAAAGCTGCAAACATCTATAATCAGTTTCTTTTACAAGTGATGAACGGCATTCAAACAGCGGAAAACAAGAAAGATTATTTAAAAAAACTTTTTCAATCCCTAAACCTCTGCTGTAATAATAACGAAAATCTTTATGATCTTTTAACTGCAAACCTACAACATATCATAGACCAAAAAGATGAATCTACCCAAAATTTTCAGGAAATTCAGCAACAATTGGAACAATGTATTAAGAATAATGCTATGGTCTTTCTCTATCAGAATTTTACTTCAAAATTAATAGAATTTCAAAAGGCGGTAGGTAATAAAGTAGTATGTATTGAAGAAGATTTGAGATTTCTATCAGATGAAATTGTTAAATTGACAGGAGGAAATAAAGATGGCAATACAGGTAATGGAGGCTTACCTAAAATTGCAGAAGCCTTGAAAAATATCACCTCCGCCCGTTTTGCAGAAGATGATGATTTTGATGAAATATTTGATGCAGCAGAAGAAATTGCCGATGCTGTAGAAGCATTAGCAGAAATTTACAAGGATCGTTTGAAAGTACTTAGAGCTCTACTTCCCTTTGCCATATGTCCACGTCTTCCTTTTCAACCCGAAAAAAAACCTGATAACCAGTACAAAACTGACCCATAAGTTTAACTTCTCAACCAAAATATGCCTAATATTTTTCAGCATTATATCCATCTGAGATATATAAAATTTTAGAAAGTTTTTAAACAACTTATGATATACTGCAACAAGTTAAAAAAAGGAGCAGAATAAAATTTCCAGTATAATTTATCTTTCATGAAAGAGACTAAAACTAATGACTCTTAAAAAAAGGAGGCTATCTAATGGTGAAAAATAAATCAAAATCCATCAAGGGAATAAAACGGGCCAGAAAAATCCATGATATGGAAACTGCAAGTATTCTTGAACATGAGGACGCTTTTGCCATGAATGAACATCTAACCGACCCAAAGCAATCCATTCCTCGCCCCCGTAGTGACCTTCCCAAAAATAAACATCATGGATCAATTCATGAAAGTTAAGAAAGGGAAATTCTACCTTTTTCCCTATCTAATATGAATTATAGGGATTACTTATTTAAAAGTAATAAAAAGTAAAGGAAATCAATATAAACCTTGACATTTTCAGTTTTCGCATTTATAATTAATAAATATAAAATTAATAGATATAAAAATAAATATAAAAGATATAAAGGTGATCGAAATTGATTAAGTTATCAGATATTTGGAATTTACGTAATTATATAATATTTGTTAGTATTATAGGTCTGATTATTATATTACTCAATACACCAAATTTATCACAGTTTTTACAGTTTGATGTATTACTTTTTCTAATTCTATGCATTATTGCTTCAAATACCTCAATCCAGTTTAAAAACGGTCTTTACATGACCCTTACCCTCCCAGTCTCATTCTTCCTATTATTATCTCTCAATTTAAGTATGGCTATATATATAGGGGGACTTGGAATACTTTCTTTCCAGATTATCAATAAACGGGGTATAAAACATACATTCTTTAATATTGCTCAATTCGCTATTGCCATTTTTTTAACCAGTACTTTTTTAAACTTATTTTATGATGGAACTGTTAATCTACCTGAAGATTTGTTTTATCTCATACCATCTGTTCTAATCTTTGAAGCTATTAATTCAATACTGGCTAGTATCCCCATATCTTTTGAAACCGGACAGCCATTTAAATATGTATTATTACAAAACATCCGGGAATCACAGATAGGTATGCCTCTTTATCTCACTAATGGACTAATTATGTTTATCTGCTACCAAGCCTATGGTTTATGGGGATTATCCCTTGTTATTATACCTCTCTTTTCCAATAACTGGCTTTTGAAAGTTTCGAAAAATGCTGACCTTCACAAAGAAAAATCTTATATCTGCCCAACTACTGGATTAAAAAACAGGCGCTGTCTTGATGAATGGTTGGAAAATGAATTTCCTAAAGTTATCAATTACAATTCCACAATCTCCTTCATCCTGATTGATATCGATGATTTTAAGAAAATTAACGACCAATACGGCCATAACATTGGTGATCAGGTTCTAAAGGAATTTGGAAGACTTATAAAAGAAAATATTCGAGATACTGATTTAATTTATCGTTATGGCGGTGAAGAATTCGTGATTATTTTCCCTGGTTTTCAAGAAGAACAGGCCAATGTTGTTGTTGAGCGACTTCATAAAATAATCAATAAACATTCTTTTACTAATGAGCGTATCAAAGTCACTTTCAGCGCCGGAATTGCCGGACTGAATTCGAGACTTCTTAATGATAATAATATGGATACTGCCAGTGAACTTCTTAGACGAGCTGATATGGCAATGTATAGTGCTAAACAATCAGGAAAAGACCAGACCCACTTCTATTACCAATAAAACACAAGATTAAACTGCAAAAAGCTAATTTTGAACGATATAGAAATTTTTCGTTTAACCATCTTAGTGAGATTTCAGTCAAATATGAGGATTGATGAGCTAATCAAGGGTCAGGATGCCCCATTGATTAGTATGCCTCATTTCGACTGAAATTAAACTTTAGATGACTCAAAAAAATTTCTATATCGCTCAAAATTAGCTTTTTGCAGTAAAATCAACACAATATTTATTAATGTAATTACTCCCAACGGATAATTCCTCCATCAATCCCAACATAAACTTCCGGTACTTTCCCCATAATGGTCACTTCGGTTACAGGTACCTGGGTGTTTACCTGTATTTTTTTATGCAAAAAAGGTACTACTATCCGAACCTCAGCTATCACATGCATATAAATCTTATGCCTGGTCTGATTAATTCCCGCTGTTTCAAAAGTATCCAGAATCTGTGGTGGCCTAACAATTCCAATAGGAACCATCTGGACACTCAAGCTGGGTCCTAAAGCTGCTAAAACCTGAATTCCCAGAGCTTGAGCAATGGGTATCCGGATTTCTGTTTCTCTCAGTTTTTTTAGATTTTGCTGAATGGTCATATTCACTTCTGATATAAATTCATTAACAAGCTGTAAATTCGGCTGCATCAGGATAATATCACCCTGATGATTAGTCTGGTAGTGAATCAAATCAGTATATTGCAAAGTCCTGGCATGTTGATAGACAGAACGGCTGATAGCATCTGTGACCATCTGAACTGCTTTTTCTTCAGCAATAGCCAAAAAAATCGGGCGTAAGAAAGATTCGATCATTAACGTTACTGCAGCACCTAAAAATCCGGAAATCAAAAATATAATAATTATAAATTTAAATAACCTATGGCCCGTTTTATTCCAGTAAGGTCTATACATAATAAAACACCCCAATCCTATCTTATGTAATTGGAGTGTTAAATGTGAAAAAAGGGAGCCATTTATGACTCCCATAAATTTACCCGTAAATTATTTAATTATTTAACTTTCACCTGAGCAAAGCGTCGCTTGCCTACTCTAATTACCATACCATCAACAGGCTCAATTTGTGCCTTTATATCTGTAATCTTTTCACCATCCACAGAAACAGCACCTTGCTGAATCATTCTCCGTCCTTCACTGTTGCTCTTTACCAGGTTAGCTTTTGTTAGAAGAGTAATAATCCATATTTTTCCTTCTTCTAAATCTACATCAGTGATTTCCACCTTCGGCATATCCTCTGGAAGACCACCTTTGGAGAAGACCTTTTCAAACTCAGCCTGAGCTCGTTCCGCAGCTTTTTCATCATGGAAACGGGTAACAATGGCCCGGCCCAGAGCCTTTTTAGCCTCCATAGGATGAACAGAACCGTCTTTCATACCCTTTTCCATCTTTTCAATCTCTTCCATTGGAATATCAGTAAGTAAAGTAAAATAACGGATAATCAATTCATCAGGTATAGACATAATTTTGCCAAACATATCCTCAGGAGTAAAATTCACTCCGATATAATTTCCTTTACTCTTACTCATCTTCTCTACTCCATCCAAACCTTCCAGGATTGGAGTCATCATAATCACCTGAGACTCCTGACCCCAATCTTTTTGCAATGAACGGCCAACTAGCAGATTAAAGAGTTGATCGGTTCCACCCAATTCTATATCTGCTTCGATAGCAACAGAATCATATCCCTGCATCAACGGGTAGAAAAACTCATGTATGCTAATTGGTCTTTCTTCTTTCATCCGTTTGGAAAAATCATCTCTTTCCAGCATCCTGGCAACGGTATATTTAGAGCAGAGATTGATTACATCAGCAAAGTTCATTTTAGCCAACCATTCACTATTATAACGAATAGTAGTCTTCTCCTTATCAAGGATCTTAAAGACCTGCTCTTGATATGTTTTGGCATTCTCTATAACTTCTTCTCTGGTCAACTGAGGTCTGGTCTCATTCTTACCAGTAGGATCACCAATCATCGCAGTAAAATCTCCAATAATCAAAATGACCTCATGACCCAGATCCTGAAACTGACGTAATTTGTTTAAAACAACAGTATGGCCAAGGTGGATATCCGGTGCAGTTGGATCCATACCCAATTTCACCTTTAATGGTTTACCTGTCTTCTCTGCTTTTTTCAGTTTTTCAACTAATTCTTCTTTAGAAATAATTTGTTCTACACCGCGCATCAAAAATTCCACTTGTTCTTCAATTGTCATTTTTTTCATTCCACCATACCTCCTTATTTCTATAAAGTCAAATAAAAAAACTCCAATCCCACATTGGGACGGAGTTCCGCGGTACCACCCAAATTGCCTCCCTAAATTAAATATAGAGAGACCTCTCGATGAATTCTAACGGGTTTCACCCGGGCCAGGCCTACCACCAGCAGCTGCTGGCTTCAACCGCCACCTCCTGGGGGTAACTTCAGCAAGGTCGGGATACTGGTTCGCAGCAACCACCAGCTCTCTGAAATCCCTCTACCTGCCTACTTCTCCCATTCATAGGCTTTTTTATCTGAAAGTTTATCCTTTATTGTATTATACCATAGTACAATTTCAATTACAACCCCATCTGGCTTCATTCCACACAATAAGGCCTCATCATAATCAAGGGCCAGGGACAGCCCTTTGATTAGGAAGTCTTATTTCGTCTGAAATCGAACTTTAGATGGTTCGAAAAATTTCTTCTGGCGCGAAAAATTAGCTTTTTGCAGTCAAAAACAACTTGCCAAAGTTTATTTTCAGATAGTCGAAGGCCAATTTGTTTAAATACGAAAAATAACATAATTTACAAAAGTGCCTTTTATGTAGTAAACACTATATACAAATGATTTTTTATGTTATAATAAATGTGAAAGGAGGACAGAACCATGTCAAAAAAAGCCTCTCAATTAATTTTGATCAGCAGTTTGTTAATCATCGCCTTAACTTTTGGGACAGGCGTAGGAATTTTAGCATGGATTATAAAAACTGCACCTGATGTTTCACAGTTATCAAGATATAGACCGAGTGAAGCTTCTATAATCTATTCTGCAGATGGACAGGTTTTGAGTAGATTATCTATAGAAAATCGAATTTATGTACCTCTATCAAAGATTCCTATGGATCTACAAAATGCAGTTGTAGCAGTTGAAGACCAGAAATTCTGGGAGCATAATGGAATTAATTTTTGGGGCATCTTACGGGCATTTTATGTAGATTTAAAGACCAGATCTTTCGCCCAAGGGGCCAGTACTATCACCCAGCAGTTGGCCCGAAATATGGCACTTCACCAGAAAAAAATCTTGACCCGTAAAATTCAGGAGGCCTATTTAGCCATCCAATTGGAACGGATATATACCAAAGAAGAAATTCTTGAGATGTATTTAAACCAGATTTATCTAGGACATTCAGCCTGGGGAGTTCAAACCGCAGCTCAGCAGTATTTTGGCAAAGATGTAAAAGATTTAACTTTAGCAGAATGTGCTCTGATAGCAGGAATTATTCAATCTCCCAATAACCTCTCACCTTATAACAACATGGATAAAGCTCTTAAGCGTCGCGCTGTTGTCTTAAATTTAATGGTAGAAGAAGGATATATCTCTAAAGAACGGGCCGAACGGGCCAAAAAAGAGCCAATCCGATTAGCAGGTTTGAAACGTAATAATGAAGAAGAAATTGCACCATATTTTACCCGATATGTCAGGGATAAAGTCATTAAAATGTTTGGTCCAGATATGGTCTATCGGGGTGGTTTAAAAATTTACACCACTTTAGATACAAAAATGCAAAAAGCAGCTAAAAATGCACTCGCTACTGCTCTGGACCCAGAAAAAGGTTATCTGCCTACTATAAAACGGGCAAAAGGCGAAGACCCGATTCAGCCGCAGGTAGCCCTGATTTCCATTGATCCACGAACAGGTCATATTAAAGCCATGATCGGCGGCCGTGGAAATGATAAATTCAACCGAACAACTCAGGCTCTCCGTCAACCGGGTTCGGCTTTCAAGCCCATCGTTTATACAGCAGCTCTTGAAATGGGATATTCACCCGGTGATGTAATTGATGATATTCCAGGCTATTTTGATCCCAAAAATCCAAATCCGTGGCCTACCAATTACAATGATAAATATCTCGGACCGATATCTTTACGCGAAGCTTTAACCCATTCTATCAACGTGGCTTCTGTGCGGTTGTTAAATGAAATTGGAATTGACCCGGCACTTAAAATGGCAGAACGTTTAGGGATCAGTACAATCGTCAAAGAAGGTAAAGTTAATGACCGTAACTTAGGTTTTGCACTGGGCGGCCTTACTAAAGGGGTTTCTCCCATCGAAATGGCATCAGCTTACGGAGTTTTTGCCAATAAAGGAATCTATGTCGAACCTGTAGCTATTCTCAAAATTGAAGACTCCGATGGACATGTACTCTATGAAGCTAATCCAACCAAAAGGATTGTTTTACAGGAAGATGTAGCTTATCTGATAACTGACATGCTCCGTTCTGTAGTGAATAAAGGAACGGGTTGGAGAGCGGCCATCAAAGGTCGACAGGTTGCCGGTAAAACCGGTACAACCTCAGATTTAAAAGATGCCTGGTTTGTCGGTTATACTCCAGATATTGTAACCAGTGTCTGGATTGGAGAAGATACTCCACGACCAATGATTTATGATGAAACTGACGAAGAAGG from the Anoxybacter fermentans genome contains:
- a CDS encoding aldo/keto reductase translates to MNTKILSDIPLSPIGLGCYAISGVYGQKDPNQFTKIIKEAFDLGIKFFDTADQYGDAEEVLGKAVKPFRYQIAIASKIGLTNKGSVNLTKKYIISACEASLKRLQTDYLDLYQIHYDDPKTPVSETIEALELLKKEGKIRHYGVGHLPKKRILEYLELGNISTVLMELSAVATKQYQQIHPLQTEYNFGIIGFSTTGRGLLTGKITPGHQFAPNDIRNVDPLFQKAKFASGLRVAEKLKELGKKYGKTPVQVAIAWVLAQPGVVTALIGPSKSEHLRENIGAIGWRLEVEDLQNLNQFLKEEEKKLVRETKQEIYNILKNNLNSDPEQAIKDLIYVIENSIEIELVNSKDVIPLFQQLWKIKKRPDGLQIQPLMQIQKELSKLIK
- a CDS encoding HAD family hydrolase, encoding MFERVKAVIFDMDGTLVDSMGMWREIDRNFLAKRGIPVPEDIQQAIEGKSFTETAVYFKKRFQLSESVEEIIAEWIEMSKNYYEHQIPLKPGVRRLVEYLYKKGYKIGLATSGQRQLVEVVLRRHRLKSYFQSIWTSCEVGKGKPHPDIFLKVAEDLGVKPAECLVFEDTLAGVLAGKRAGMRVVAVYDAYSVPQMEKIREVADKYIESFEEIA
- a CDS encoding GGDEF domain-containing protein, whose translation is MIKLSDIWNLRNYIIFVSIIGLIIILLNTPNLSQFLQFDVLLFLILCIIASNTSIQFKNGLYMTLTLPVSFFLLLSLNLSMAIYIGGLGILSFQIINKRGIKHTFFNIAQFAIAIFLTSTFLNLFYDGTVNLPEDLFYLIPSVLIFEAINSILASIPISFETGQPFKYVLLQNIRESQIGMPLYLTNGLIMFICYQAYGLWGLSLVIIPLFSNNWLLKVSKNADLHKEKSYICPTTGLKNRRCLDEWLENEFPKVINYNSTISFILIDIDDFKKINDQYGHNIGDQVLKEFGRLIKENIRDTDLIYRYGGEEFVIIFPGFQEEQANVVVERLHKIINKHSFTNERIKVTFSAGIAGLNSRLLNDNNMDTASELLRRADMAMYSAKQSGKDQTHFYYQ
- the yunB gene encoding sporulation protein YunB, producing MYRPYWNKTGHRLFKFIIIIFLISGFLGAAVTLMIESFLRPIFLAIAEEKAVQMVTDAISRSVYQHARTLQYTDLIHYQTNHQGDIILMQPNLQLVNEFISEVNMTIQQNLKKLRETEIRIPIAQALGIQVLAALGPSLSVQMVPIGIVRPPQILDTFETAGINQTRHKIYMHVIAEVRIVVPFLHKKIQVNTQVPVTEVTIMGKVPEVYVGIDGGIIRWE
- the tyrS gene encoding tyrosine--tRNA ligase, yielding MTIEEQVEFLMRGVEQIISKEELVEKLKKAEKTGKPLKVKLGMDPTAPDIHLGHTVVLNKLRQFQDLGHEVILIIGDFTAMIGDPTGKNETRPQLTREEVIENAKTYQEQVFKILDKEKTTIRYNSEWLAKMNFADVINLCSKYTVARMLERDDFSKRMKEERPISIHEFFYPLMQGYDSVAIEADIELGGTDQLFNLLVGRSLQKDWGQESQVIMMTPILEGLDGVEKMSKSKGNYIGVNFTPEDMFGKIMSIPDELIIRYFTLLTDIPMEEIEKMEKGMKDGSVHPMEAKKALGRAIVTRFHDEKAAERAQAEFEKVFSKGGLPEDMPKVEITDVDLEEGKIWIITLLTKANLVKSNSEGRRMIQQGAVSVDGEKITDIKAQIEPVDGMVIRVGKRRFAQVKVK
- a CDS encoding penicillin-binding protein 1A encodes the protein MSKKASQLILISSLLIIALTFGTGVGILAWIIKTAPDVSQLSRYRPSEASIIYSADGQVLSRLSIENRIYVPLSKIPMDLQNAVVAVEDQKFWEHNGINFWGILRAFYVDLKTRSFAQGASTITQQLARNMALHQKKILTRKIQEAYLAIQLERIYTKEEILEMYLNQIYLGHSAWGVQTAAQQYFGKDVKDLTLAECALIAGIIQSPNNLSPYNNMDKALKRRAVVLNLMVEEGYISKERAERAKKEPIRLAGLKRNNEEEIAPYFTRYVRDKVIKMFGPDMVYRGGLKIYTTLDTKMQKAAKNALATALDPEKGYLPTIKRAKGEDPIQPQVALISIDPRTGHIKAMIGGRGNDKFNRTTQALRQPGSAFKPIVYTAALEMGYSPGDVIDDIPGYFDPKNPNPWPTNYNDKYLGPISLREALTHSINVASVRLLNEIGIDPALKMAERLGISTIVKEGKVNDRNLGFALGGLTKGVSPIEMASAYGVFANKGIYVEPVAILKIEDSDGHVLYEANPTKRIVLQEDVAYLITDMLRSVVNKGTGWRAAIKGRQVAGKTGTTSDLKDAWFVGYTPDIVTSVWIGEDTPRPMIYDETDEEGNLLFSENGQPAKISSAEAARLWGEYMRAAMKDRPVLEFEKPDNIITVSIDPITGKLPNEYTPEVVTEIYREGNEPTEVEQLHQPTVKVAIDTVTGQLATPLCPKEQVEEYTYQRATGIRVGPATLTFTIKNKTEEAENTKPKKFIYVFKPGVPVIQINPETGTPITDKNGNYIYQYMPTIQCQEHLPSTPVEKIEAGAKKIIDTIWNFFKAEGNGE